In a genomic window of Cygnus atratus isolate AKBS03 ecotype Queensland, Australia chromosome 23, CAtr_DNAZoo_HiC_assembly, whole genome shotgun sequence:
- the SRRM1 gene encoding serine/arginine repetitive matrix protein 1 isoform X3 has protein sequence MDAGFFRGTSAEQDNRFSNKQKKLLKQLKFAECLEKKVDMSKVNLEVIKPWITKRVTEILGFEDDVVIEFIFNQLEVKNPDSKMMQINLTGFLNGKNAREFMGELWPLLLSAQENIAGIPTAFLELKKEEIKQRQIEQEKLASMKKQDEDKEKRDKEDKDNREKRDRSRSPRRRKSRSPSPRRRSSPVRRERKRSHSRSPHHRTKSRSATPAPEKKEATPEPEPSVKPKETVVQEATSNSDIPKAPKSEPPVPETKETSPERNSKKEREKEKEKTRQRSPTRSKSRSRSRSRSPSHSRPRRRHRSRSRRPSPRRRPSPRRRSPPRRMPPPPRHRRSRSPVRRRRRSSASLSGSSSSSSSSRSRSPPKKPPKRTVSSPPRKTRRMSPSASPPRRRHRPSPPASPPPKPRRSPTPQQSNRSRKSRGSVSPGRASAPKHKSTEKRESPSPAPKPRKAELSESEEDKGGKMAAADSVQQRRQYRRQNQQSSSDSGSSSSSEEERPKRSNVKNGEVGRRRRHSHSRSPSPSPRKRQKESSPRRRRRSPSPPPARRRRSPSPAPPPRRRRSPSLPRRRSPSPPPRRRSPSPRRYSPPIQRRYSPSPPPKRRTASPPPPKRRASPSPQSKRRVSHSPPPKQRSSPAAKRRSPSISSKHRKGSPPSRSNREARSPPQNKRHSPSPRPRASHTSASPPPLRRGASASPQRRQSPSPSTRPIRRVSRTPEPKKTKASTPSPRSARRVSSSRSASGSPEPAPKKHQGPPSPARSRSPSANWSPAKKAKSPTQSPSPARNSDQEGGGKKKKKKKDKKHKKDKKHKKHKKHKKEKAAAATAAAAVAAADTTSAQEEQEAETEPKKETESEPEDNLDDLEKHLREKALRSMRKAQVSPPS, from the exons AATCCAGATTCCAAAATGATGCAAATCAACCTGACTGGTTTTTTGAATGGGAAAAATGCTAGGGAGTTCATGGGAGAACTGTGGCCACTGCTGTTAAGTGCACAGGAAAACATTGCTGGTATTCCAACTGCATTTCTGGaattgaagaaagaagaaattaaacagcGACAG ATAGAGCAAGAGAAACTGGCTTCTATGAAGAAACAAGATGAAGACAAGGAGAAGAGGGACAAGGAAGACAaagacaacagagaaaagagagacagaTCCAGGAGTCCAAGAAG ACGCAAATCACGGTCTCCTTCCCCTAGAAGGAGGTCATCACCTGTCAGAAGAGAGCGGAAACGCAGCCATTCTCGCTCCCCTCATCACAGAACCAAGAGCCGTAGTGCTACTCCTGCACCAGAAAAGAAGGAGGCAACTCCTGAGCCAGAACCCTCTGTGAAACCAAAGGAGACTGTTGTTCAAGAGGCAACTTCAAACAG tgatATCCCAAAAGCTCCTAAATCTGAACCTCCTGTGCCAGAGACTAAGGAAACTTCACCAGAACGTAATtcaaagaaggagagagagaaggagaaggagaagactCGTCAAAGATCCCCAACTCGGTCCAAGTCAAGGTCAAGGTCTCGATCCCGTTCTCCATCTCATTCTCGGCCAAGAAGGCGTCATAGATCACGGTCAAG GCGACCAAGCCCAAGACGACGACCATCTCCGAGGAGGAGGAGTCCTCCAAGGCGAATGCCTCCCCCACCCAGACACAGAAGAAGCAGATCGCCTGTGAGGCG GAGAAGACGGTCATCAGCATCTTTATCTGGTAGtagctcctcttcctcctcctcacgtTCCCGATCACCACCAAAGAAACCACCTAAAAGAACTGTATCCAGTCCTCCTCGTAAAACGCGTAGGATGTCTCCTTCTGCAAGCCCTCCTAGGCGGAGGCACAGACCATCTCCACCAGCAAGTCCACCTCCAAAACCACGTAGATCTCCAACACCTCAGCAGTCAAATCGTTCAAGAAAAAGCCGTGGCTCTGTTTCACCTGGCAGAGCATCAG CACCCAAACATAAGAGTACTGAAAAAAGAGAATCTCCTTCACCAGCACCAAAACCAAGGAAAGCTGAGCTGTCTGAATCGG AAGAAGATAAAGGTGGTAAAATGGCTGCAGCAGATTCTGTGCAACAGAGGCGTCAATACAGAAGGCAAAATCAACAGTCTTCATCTG ATTCTGGCTCCTCATCTTCGTCTGAAGAGGAAAGACCTAAAAGATCCAATGTGAAGAATGGGGAAGTTGGTAGACGCCGACGCCATTCACATTCACGCAGTCCATCACCATCTCCACGAAAACGACAGAAGGAATCCTCCCCTCG taggaggaggagaagtCCATCACCCCCACCAGCCAGGCGACGGCGCTCTCCTTCGCCTGCCCCTCCTCCTAGGCGGCGACGGTCACCTTCATTGCCTCGGCGAAG gtCTCCGTCACCACCCCCACGTAGACGCTCACCTTCTCCACGGAGATACTCTCCACCAATACAGAGACGATACTCTCCTTCTCCACCTCCTAAGAGAAGaacagcttctcctcctccccctaaACGACGAGCATCACCGTCTCCACAGTCAAAACGCAGAGTCTCCCATTCACCACCGCCAAAACAAAGGAGCTCTCCAGCTGCTAAAAGGCGTTCACCTTCAATATCTTCCAAGCACAGGAAGGGTTCTCCTCCCAGTAGGTCTAATCGCGAAGCACGTTCtccaccacaaaacaaaaggcattCACCTTCACCAAGGCCTAGAGCTTCTCATACCTCTGCAAGCCCACCACCACTGCGAAGGGGAGCTTCAGCTTCACCGCAGAGAAGACAGTCTCCATCTCCAAGCACTAGACCCATCAGGAGGGTGTCAAGAACGCCAGAACCTAAgaagacaaa ggCTTCCACACCAAGTCCACGATCTGCAAGACGGGTGTCTTCATCGCGGTCTGCATCAGGATCACCTGAACCAGCTCCAAAAAAACATCAAGGACCTCCATCTCCTGCTCGATCTCGTTCCCCTTCTGCAAACTGGTCACCTGCAAAAAAGGCTAAAAGTCCAACTCAGAGCCCATCACCTGCAAGG AATTCAGATCAAGAAGGGGgtggaaagaagaagaagaaaaagaaggataaGAAGCATAAAAAGGATAAGAAGcacaagaaacacaaaaaacataAGAAGGAAAAGGCGgcagcagctacagcagctgctgctgtggctgcagcagatACCACCTCAGCACAGGAAGAACAGGAAGCAGAGACAGAACCCAAAAAG GAGACAGAAAGTGAACCAGAAGACAACCTCGATGACCTAGAAAAACACCTGAGAGAGAAAGCACTGAGGTCAATGAGGAAGGCGCAAGTGTCACCACCATCTTAG
- the SRRM1 gene encoding serine/arginine repetitive matrix protein 1 isoform X2, producing MDAGFFRGTSAEQDNRFSNKQKKLLKQLKFAECLEKKVDMSKVNLEVIKPWITKRVTEILGFEDDVVIEFIFNQLEVKNPDSKMMQINLTGFLNGKNAREFMGELWPLLLSAQENIAGIPTAFLELKKEEIKQRQIEQEKLASMKKQDEDKEKRDKEDKDNREKRDRSRSPRRRKSRSPSPRRRSSPVRRERKRSHSRSPHHRTKSRSATPAPEKKEATPEPEPSVKPKETVVQEATSNSDIPKAPKSEPPVPETKETSPERNSKKEREKEKEKTRQRSPTRSKSRSRSRSRSPSHSRPRRRHRSRSRRRPSPRRRPSPRRRSPPRRMPPPPRHRRSRSPVRRRRRSSASLSGSSSSSSSSRSRSPPKKPPKRTVSSPPRKTRRMSPSASPPRRRHRPSPPASPPPKPRRSPTPQQSNRSRKSRGSVSPGRASAPKHKSTEKRESPSPAPKPRKAELSESEEDKGGKMAAADSVQQRRQYRRQNQQSSSDSGSSSSSEEERPKRSNVKNGEVGRRRRHSHSRSPSPSPRKRQKESSPRRRRRSPSPPPARRRRSPSPAPPPRRRRSPSLPRRRSPSPPPRRRSPSPRRYSPPIQRRYSPSPPPKRRTASPPPPKRRASPSPQSKRRVSHSPPPKQRSSPAAKRRSPSISSKHRKGSPPSRSNREARSPPQNKRHSPSPRPRASHTSASPPPLRRGASASPQRRQSPSPSTRPIRRVSRTPEPKKTKASTPSPRSARRVSSSRSASGSPEPAPKKHQGPPSPARSRSPSANWSPAKKAKSPTQSPSPARNSDQEGGGKKKKKKKDKKHKKDKKHKKHKKHKKEKAAAATAAAAVAAADTTSAQEEQEAETEPKKETESEPEDNLDDLEKHLREKALRSMRKAQVSPPS from the exons AATCCAGATTCCAAAATGATGCAAATCAACCTGACTGGTTTTTTGAATGGGAAAAATGCTAGGGAGTTCATGGGAGAACTGTGGCCACTGCTGTTAAGTGCACAGGAAAACATTGCTGGTATTCCAACTGCATTTCTGGaattgaagaaagaagaaattaaacagcGACAG ATAGAGCAAGAGAAACTGGCTTCTATGAAGAAACAAGATGAAGACAAGGAGAAGAGGGACAAGGAAGACAaagacaacagagaaaagagagacagaTCCAGGAGTCCAAGAAG ACGCAAATCACGGTCTCCTTCCCCTAGAAGGAGGTCATCACCTGTCAGAAGAGAGCGGAAACGCAGCCATTCTCGCTCCCCTCATCACAGAACCAAGAGCCGTAGTGCTACTCCTGCACCAGAAAAGAAGGAGGCAACTCCTGAGCCAGAACCCTCTGTGAAACCAAAGGAGACTGTTGTTCAAGAGGCAACTTCAAACAG tgatATCCCAAAAGCTCCTAAATCTGAACCTCCTGTGCCAGAGACTAAGGAAACTTCACCAGAACGTAATtcaaagaaggagagagagaaggagaaggagaagactCGTCAAAGATCCCCAACTCGGTCCAAGTCAAGGTCAAGGTCTCGATCCCGTTCTCCATCTCATTCTCGGCCAAGAAGGCGTCATAGATCACGGTCAAG AAGGCGACCAAGCCCAAGACGACGACCATCTCCGAGGAGGAGGAGTCCTCCAAGGCGAATGCCTCCCCCACCCAGACACAGAAGAAGCAGATCGCCTGTGAGGCG GAGAAGACGGTCATCAGCATCTTTATCTGGTAGtagctcctcttcctcctcctcacgtTCCCGATCACCACCAAAGAAACCACCTAAAAGAACTGTATCCAGTCCTCCTCGTAAAACGCGTAGGATGTCTCCTTCTGCAAGCCCTCCTAGGCGGAGGCACAGACCATCTCCACCAGCAAGTCCACCTCCAAAACCACGTAGATCTCCAACACCTCAGCAGTCAAATCGTTCAAGAAAAAGCCGTGGCTCTGTTTCACCTGGCAGAGCATCAG CACCCAAACATAAGAGTACTGAAAAAAGAGAATCTCCTTCACCAGCACCAAAACCAAGGAAAGCTGAGCTGTCTGAATCGG AAGAAGATAAAGGTGGTAAAATGGCTGCAGCAGATTCTGTGCAACAGAGGCGTCAATACAGAAGGCAAAATCAACAGTCTTCATCTG ATTCTGGCTCCTCATCTTCGTCTGAAGAGGAAAGACCTAAAAGATCCAATGTGAAGAATGGGGAAGTTGGTAGACGCCGACGCCATTCACATTCACGCAGTCCATCACCATCTCCACGAAAACGACAGAAGGAATCCTCCCCTCG taggaggaggagaagtCCATCACCCCCACCAGCCAGGCGACGGCGCTCTCCTTCGCCTGCCCCTCCTCCTAGGCGGCGACGGTCACCTTCATTGCCTCGGCGAAG gtCTCCGTCACCACCCCCACGTAGACGCTCACCTTCTCCACGGAGATACTCTCCACCAATACAGAGACGATACTCTCCTTCTCCACCTCCTAAGAGAAGaacagcttctcctcctccccctaaACGACGAGCATCACCGTCTCCACAGTCAAAACGCAGAGTCTCCCATTCACCACCGCCAAAACAAAGGAGCTCTCCAGCTGCTAAAAGGCGTTCACCTTCAATATCTTCCAAGCACAGGAAGGGTTCTCCTCCCAGTAGGTCTAATCGCGAAGCACGTTCtccaccacaaaacaaaaggcattCACCTTCACCAAGGCCTAGAGCTTCTCATACCTCTGCAAGCCCACCACCACTGCGAAGGGGAGCTTCAGCTTCACCGCAGAGAAGACAGTCTCCATCTCCAAGCACTAGACCCATCAGGAGGGTGTCAAGAACGCCAGAACCTAAgaagacaaa ggCTTCCACACCAAGTCCACGATCTGCAAGACGGGTGTCTTCATCGCGGTCTGCATCAGGATCACCTGAACCAGCTCCAAAAAAACATCAAGGACCTCCATCTCCTGCTCGATCTCGTTCCCCTTCTGCAAACTGGTCACCTGCAAAAAAGGCTAAAAGTCCAACTCAGAGCCCATCACCTGCAAGG AATTCAGATCAAGAAGGGGgtggaaagaagaagaagaaaaagaaggataaGAAGCATAAAAAGGATAAGAAGcacaagaaacacaaaaaacataAGAAGGAAAAGGCGgcagcagctacagcagctgctgctgtggctgcagcagatACCACCTCAGCACAGGAAGAACAGGAAGCAGAGACAGAACCCAAAAAG GAGACAGAAAGTGAACCAGAAGACAACCTCGATGACCTAGAAAAACACCTGAGAGAGAAAGCACTGAGGTCAATGAGGAAGGCGCAAGTGTCACCACCATCTTAG
- the SRRM1 gene encoding serine/arginine repetitive matrix protein 1 isoform X1, translated as MDAGFFRGTSAEQDNRFSNKQKKLLKQLKFAECLEKKVDMSKVNLEVIKPWITKRVTEILGFEDDVVIEFIFNQLEVKNPDSKMMQINLTGFLNGKNAREFMGELWPLLLSAQENIAGIPTAFLELKKEEIKQRQIEQEKLASMKKQDEDKEKRDKEDKDNREKRDRSRSPRRRKSRSPSPRRRSSPVRRERKRSHSRSPHHRTKSRSATPAPEKKEATPEPEPSVKPKETVVQEATSNSDIPKAPKSEPPVPETKETSPERNSKKEREKEKEKTRQRSPTRSKSRSRSRSRSPSHSRPRRRHRSRSRSYSPRRRPSPRRRPSPRRRSPPRRMPPPPRHRRSRSPVRRRRRSSASLSGSSSSSSSSRSRSPPKKPPKRTVSSPPRKTRRMSPSASPPRRRHRPSPPASPPPKPRRSPTPQQSNRSRKSRGSVSPGRASAPKHKSTEKRESPSPAPKPRKAELSESEEDKGGKMAAADSVQQRRQYRRQNQQSSSDSGSSSSSEEERPKRSNVKNGEVGRRRRHSHSRSPSPSPRKRQKESSPRRRRRSPSPPPARRRRSPSPAPPPRRRRSPSLPRRRSPSPPPRRRSPSPRRYSPPIQRRYSPSPPPKRRTASPPPPKRRASPSPQSKRRVSHSPPPKQRSSPAAKRRSPSISSKHRKGSPPSRSNREARSPPQNKRHSPSPRPRASHTSASPPPLRRGASASPQRRQSPSPSTRPIRRVSRTPEPKKTKASTPSPRSARRVSSSRSASGSPEPAPKKHQGPPSPARSRSPSANWSPAKKAKSPTQSPSPARNSDQEGGGKKKKKKKDKKHKKDKKHKKHKKHKKEKAAAATAAAAVAAADTTSAQEEQEAETEPKKETESEPEDNLDDLEKHLREKALRSMRKAQVSPPS; from the exons AATCCAGATTCCAAAATGATGCAAATCAACCTGACTGGTTTTTTGAATGGGAAAAATGCTAGGGAGTTCATGGGAGAACTGTGGCCACTGCTGTTAAGTGCACAGGAAAACATTGCTGGTATTCCAACTGCATTTCTGGaattgaagaaagaagaaattaaacagcGACAG ATAGAGCAAGAGAAACTGGCTTCTATGAAGAAACAAGATGAAGACAAGGAGAAGAGGGACAAGGAAGACAaagacaacagagaaaagagagacagaTCCAGGAGTCCAAGAAG ACGCAAATCACGGTCTCCTTCCCCTAGAAGGAGGTCATCACCTGTCAGAAGAGAGCGGAAACGCAGCCATTCTCGCTCCCCTCATCACAGAACCAAGAGCCGTAGTGCTACTCCTGCACCAGAAAAGAAGGAGGCAACTCCTGAGCCAGAACCCTCTGTGAAACCAAAGGAGACTGTTGTTCAAGAGGCAACTTCAAACAG tgatATCCCAAAAGCTCCTAAATCTGAACCTCCTGTGCCAGAGACTAAGGAAACTTCACCAGAACGTAATtcaaagaaggagagagagaaggagaaggagaagactCGTCAAAGATCCCCAACTCGGTCCAAGTCAAGGTCAAGGTCTCGATCCCGTTCTCCATCTCATTCTCGGCCAAGAAGGCGTCATAGATCACGGTCAAG GTCTTACTCTCCTAGAAGGCGACCAAGCCCAAGACGACGACCATCTCCGAGGAGGAGGAGTCCTCCAAGGCGAATGCCTCCCCCACCCAGACACAGAAGAAGCAGATCGCCTGTGAGGCG GAGAAGACGGTCATCAGCATCTTTATCTGGTAGtagctcctcttcctcctcctcacgtTCCCGATCACCACCAAAGAAACCACCTAAAAGAACTGTATCCAGTCCTCCTCGTAAAACGCGTAGGATGTCTCCTTCTGCAAGCCCTCCTAGGCGGAGGCACAGACCATCTCCACCAGCAAGTCCACCTCCAAAACCACGTAGATCTCCAACACCTCAGCAGTCAAATCGTTCAAGAAAAAGCCGTGGCTCTGTTTCACCTGGCAGAGCATCAG CACCCAAACATAAGAGTACTGAAAAAAGAGAATCTCCTTCACCAGCACCAAAACCAAGGAAAGCTGAGCTGTCTGAATCGG AAGAAGATAAAGGTGGTAAAATGGCTGCAGCAGATTCTGTGCAACAGAGGCGTCAATACAGAAGGCAAAATCAACAGTCTTCATCTG ATTCTGGCTCCTCATCTTCGTCTGAAGAGGAAAGACCTAAAAGATCCAATGTGAAGAATGGGGAAGTTGGTAGACGCCGACGCCATTCACATTCACGCAGTCCATCACCATCTCCACGAAAACGACAGAAGGAATCCTCCCCTCG taggaggaggagaagtCCATCACCCCCACCAGCCAGGCGACGGCGCTCTCCTTCGCCTGCCCCTCCTCCTAGGCGGCGACGGTCACCTTCATTGCCTCGGCGAAG gtCTCCGTCACCACCCCCACGTAGACGCTCACCTTCTCCACGGAGATACTCTCCACCAATACAGAGACGATACTCTCCTTCTCCACCTCCTAAGAGAAGaacagcttctcctcctccccctaaACGACGAGCATCACCGTCTCCACAGTCAAAACGCAGAGTCTCCCATTCACCACCGCCAAAACAAAGGAGCTCTCCAGCTGCTAAAAGGCGTTCACCTTCAATATCTTCCAAGCACAGGAAGGGTTCTCCTCCCAGTAGGTCTAATCGCGAAGCACGTTCtccaccacaaaacaaaaggcattCACCTTCACCAAGGCCTAGAGCTTCTCATACCTCTGCAAGCCCACCACCACTGCGAAGGGGAGCTTCAGCTTCACCGCAGAGAAGACAGTCTCCATCTCCAAGCACTAGACCCATCAGGAGGGTGTCAAGAACGCCAGAACCTAAgaagacaaa ggCTTCCACACCAAGTCCACGATCTGCAAGACGGGTGTCTTCATCGCGGTCTGCATCAGGATCACCTGAACCAGCTCCAAAAAAACATCAAGGACCTCCATCTCCTGCTCGATCTCGTTCCCCTTCTGCAAACTGGTCACCTGCAAAAAAGGCTAAAAGTCCAACTCAGAGCCCATCACCTGCAAGG AATTCAGATCAAGAAGGGGgtggaaagaagaagaagaaaaagaaggataaGAAGCATAAAAAGGATAAGAAGcacaagaaacacaaaaaacataAGAAGGAAAAGGCGgcagcagctacagcagctgctgctgtggctgcagcagatACCACCTCAGCACAGGAAGAACAGGAAGCAGAGACAGAACCCAAAAAG GAGACAGAAAGTGAACCAGAAGACAACCTCGATGACCTAGAAAAACACCTGAGAGAGAAAGCACTGAGGTCAATGAGGAAGGCGCAAGTGTCACCACCATCTTAG
- the SRRM1 gene encoding serine/arginine repetitive matrix protein 1 isoform X4, producing MMQINLTGFLNGKNAREFMGELWPLLLSAQENIAGIPTAFLELKKEEIKQRQIEQEKLASMKKQDEDKEKRDKEDKDNREKRDRSRSPRRRKSRSPSPRRRSSPVRRERKRSHSRSPHHRTKSRSATPAPEKKEATPEPEPSVKPKETVVQEATSNSDIPKAPKSEPPVPETKETSPERNSKKEREKEKEKTRQRSPTRSKSRSRSRSRSPSHSRPRRRHRSRSRSYSPRRRPSPRRRPSPRRRSPPRRMPPPPRHRRSRSPVRRRRRSSASLSGSSSSSSSSRSRSPPKKPPKRTVSSPPRKTRRMSPSASPPRRRHRPSPPASPPPKPRRSPTPQQSNRSRKSRGSVSPGRASAPKHKSTEKRESPSPAPKPRKAELSESEEDKGGKMAAADSVQQRRQYRRQNQQSSSDSGSSSSSEEERPKRSNVKNGEVGRRRRHSHSRSPSPSPRKRQKESSPRRRRRSPSPPPARRRRSPSPAPPPRRRRSPSLPRRRSPSPPPRRRSPSPRRYSPPIQRRYSPSPPPKRRTASPPPPKRRASPSPQSKRRVSHSPPPKQRSSPAAKRRSPSISSKHRKGSPPSRSNREARSPPQNKRHSPSPRPRASHTSASPPPLRRGASASPQRRQSPSPSTRPIRRVSRTPEPKKTKASTPSPRSARRVSSSRSASGSPEPAPKKHQGPPSPARSRSPSANWSPAKKAKSPTQSPSPARNSDQEGGGKKKKKKKDKKHKKDKKHKKHKKHKKEKAAAATAAAAVAAADTTSAQEEQEAETEPKKETESEPEDNLDDLEKHLREKALRSMRKAQVSPPS from the exons ATGATGCAAATCAACCTGACTGGTTTTTTGAATGGGAAAAATGCTAGGGAGTTCATGGGAGAACTGTGGCCACTGCTGTTAAGTGCACAGGAAAACATTGCTGGTATTCCAACTGCATTTCTGGaattgaagaaagaagaaattaaacagcGACAG ATAGAGCAAGAGAAACTGGCTTCTATGAAGAAACAAGATGAAGACAAGGAGAAGAGGGACAAGGAAGACAaagacaacagagaaaagagagacagaTCCAGGAGTCCAAGAAG ACGCAAATCACGGTCTCCTTCCCCTAGAAGGAGGTCATCACCTGTCAGAAGAGAGCGGAAACGCAGCCATTCTCGCTCCCCTCATCACAGAACCAAGAGCCGTAGTGCTACTCCTGCACCAGAAAAGAAGGAGGCAACTCCTGAGCCAGAACCCTCTGTGAAACCAAAGGAGACTGTTGTTCAAGAGGCAACTTCAAACAG tgatATCCCAAAAGCTCCTAAATCTGAACCTCCTGTGCCAGAGACTAAGGAAACTTCACCAGAACGTAATtcaaagaaggagagagagaaggagaaggagaagactCGTCAAAGATCCCCAACTCGGTCCAAGTCAAGGTCAAGGTCTCGATCCCGTTCTCCATCTCATTCTCGGCCAAGAAGGCGTCATAGATCACGGTCAAG GTCTTACTCTCCTAGAAGGCGACCAAGCCCAAGACGACGACCATCTCCGAGGAGGAGGAGTCCTCCAAGGCGAATGCCTCCCCCACCCAGACACAGAAGAAGCAGATCGCCTGTGAGGCG GAGAAGACGGTCATCAGCATCTTTATCTGGTAGtagctcctcttcctcctcctcacgtTCCCGATCACCACCAAAGAAACCACCTAAAAGAACTGTATCCAGTCCTCCTCGTAAAACGCGTAGGATGTCTCCTTCTGCAAGCCCTCCTAGGCGGAGGCACAGACCATCTCCACCAGCAAGTCCACCTCCAAAACCACGTAGATCTCCAACACCTCAGCAGTCAAATCGTTCAAGAAAAAGCCGTGGCTCTGTTTCACCTGGCAGAGCATCAG CACCCAAACATAAGAGTACTGAAAAAAGAGAATCTCCTTCACCAGCACCAAAACCAAGGAAAGCTGAGCTGTCTGAATCGG AAGAAGATAAAGGTGGTAAAATGGCTGCAGCAGATTCTGTGCAACAGAGGCGTCAATACAGAAGGCAAAATCAACAGTCTTCATCTG ATTCTGGCTCCTCATCTTCGTCTGAAGAGGAAAGACCTAAAAGATCCAATGTGAAGAATGGGGAAGTTGGTAGACGCCGACGCCATTCACATTCACGCAGTCCATCACCATCTCCACGAAAACGACAGAAGGAATCCTCCCCTCG taggaggaggagaagtCCATCACCCCCACCAGCCAGGCGACGGCGCTCTCCTTCGCCTGCCCCTCCTCCTAGGCGGCGACGGTCACCTTCATTGCCTCGGCGAAG gtCTCCGTCACCACCCCCACGTAGACGCTCACCTTCTCCACGGAGATACTCTCCACCAATACAGAGACGATACTCTCCTTCTCCACCTCCTAAGAGAAGaacagcttctcctcctccccctaaACGACGAGCATCACCGTCTCCACAGTCAAAACGCAGAGTCTCCCATTCACCACCGCCAAAACAAAGGAGCTCTCCAGCTGCTAAAAGGCGTTCACCTTCAATATCTTCCAAGCACAGGAAGGGTTCTCCTCCCAGTAGGTCTAATCGCGAAGCACGTTCtccaccacaaaacaaaaggcattCACCTTCACCAAGGCCTAGAGCTTCTCATACCTCTGCAAGCCCACCACCACTGCGAAGGGGAGCTTCAGCTTCACCGCAGAGAAGACAGTCTCCATCTCCAAGCACTAGACCCATCAGGAGGGTGTCAAGAACGCCAGAACCTAAgaagacaaa ggCTTCCACACCAAGTCCACGATCTGCAAGACGGGTGTCTTCATCGCGGTCTGCATCAGGATCACCTGAACCAGCTCCAAAAAAACATCAAGGACCTCCATCTCCTGCTCGATCTCGTTCCCCTTCTGCAAACTGGTCACCTGCAAAAAAGGCTAAAAGTCCAACTCAGAGCCCATCACCTGCAAGG AATTCAGATCAAGAAGGGGgtggaaagaagaagaagaaaaagaaggataaGAAGCATAAAAAGGATAAGAAGcacaagaaacacaaaaaacataAGAAGGAAAAGGCGgcagcagctacagcagctgctgctgtggctgcagcagatACCACCTCAGCACAGGAAGAACAGGAAGCAGAGACAGAACCCAAAAAG GAGACAGAAAGTGAACCAGAAGACAACCTCGATGACCTAGAAAAACACCTGAGAGAGAAAGCACTGAGGTCAATGAGGAAGGCGCAAGTGTCACCACCATCTTAG